One part of the Streptomyces sp. NBC_00286 genome encodes these proteins:
- a CDS encoding ABC transporter ATP-binding protein — translation MATVSFDKATRIYPGSEKPAVDGLDIEIEDGEFLVLVGPSGCGKSTSLRMLAGLEDVNAGSIRIGDRDVTHLPPKDRDIAMVFQNYALYPHMTVADNMGFALKIAGVNKAEIRQKVEDAAKILDLTDYLARKPKALSGGQRQRVAMGRAIVREPQVFLMDEPLSNLDAKLRVSTRTQIASLQRRLGITTVYVTHDQVEAMTMGDRVAVLKDGLLQQVDSPRNMYDRPANLFVAGFIGSPAMNLVEVPITDGGVKFGNSVVPVNREALSAASDRGDRTVTVGVRPEHFDIVEQNGGAAKALTKETEDAPAGLAVSVNVVEELGADGYVYGSAKVGEELKDLVVRVSGRAVPEKGATLHVVPRPGETHVFSTSTGERLSD, via the coding sequence CTGGTCGGTCCGTCCGGCTGCGGCAAGTCCACCTCGCTCCGGATGCTCGCGGGGCTCGAGGACGTGAACGCCGGCTCCATCCGCATCGGTGACCGTGACGTCACGCATCTGCCGCCGAAGGACCGGGACATCGCCATGGTGTTCCAGAACTACGCGCTGTACCCGCACATGACGGTCGCCGACAACATGGGCTTCGCGCTCAAGATCGCGGGTGTCAACAAGGCCGAGATCCGCCAGAAGGTGGAGGACGCGGCGAAGATCCTCGACCTCACCGACTACCTGGCGCGCAAGCCGAAGGCGCTCTCCGGTGGTCAGCGGCAGCGTGTGGCGATGGGTCGTGCCATCGTGCGTGAGCCGCAGGTGTTCCTCATGGACGAGCCGCTGTCGAACCTCGACGCCAAGCTGCGTGTGTCGACGCGTACGCAGATCGCGAGCCTGCAGCGCCGCCTGGGCATCACCACCGTGTACGTCACCCACGACCAGGTCGAGGCCATGACGATGGGCGACCGGGTGGCCGTACTGAAGGACGGTCTGCTCCAGCAGGTCGACTCGCCGCGCAACATGTACGACCGGCCGGCGAACCTGTTCGTCGCCGGGTTCATCGGCTCGCCGGCCATGAACCTGGTCGAGGTGCCGATCACGGACGGCGGCGTGAAGTTCGGCAACAGCGTGGTGCCGGTCAACCGGGAGGCCCTCTCGGCCGCCTCGGACCGCGGCGACCGCACCGTCACGGTCGGCGTCCGCCCGGAGCACTTCGACATCGTCGAGCAGAACGGCGGCGCCGCGAAGGCCCTGACCAAGGAGACCGAGGACGCCCCGGCGGGCCTCGCCGTCTCGGTGAACGTGGTCGAGGAGCTGGGCGCCGACGGTTACGTGTACGGCAGCGCCAAGGTCGGCGAAGAGCTCAAGGACCTGGTCGTCCGCGTCAGCGGCCGCGCGGTCCCGGAGAAGGGCGCCACGCTGCACGTCGTGCCGCGGCCGGGCGAGACCCACGTGTTCTCGACGTCCACGGGTGAGCGTCTCTCCGACTGA
- a CDS encoding nucleotidyltransferase family protein yields MKHPNAASRPVQAVVLAGGQGSRLRPYTDDRPKPMVEIPGTGTPIIGHQLGWLAEEGVTDVVVSCGHLAEVLQQWLESSDLPVRVTTVVEKEPLGRGGGLKFAAQHLPHPGQPWYATNGDIWTRFSLRDMADFHTERDAVATLALARPRIPWGAVETDNFGHITDFVESPPTSYEVNAGVYVFSPEFTDMLPDLGDHERTTFPRLARERRLFGCPLPQGAYWRAIDTAKDLTEAAKELAALGR; encoded by the coding sequence ATGAAGCATCCGAACGCCGCGTCGCGCCCCGTTCAAGCCGTTGTCCTGGCCGGTGGTCAGGGCTCGCGGCTGCGTCCCTACACCGACGACCGGCCCAAGCCGATGGTCGAGATCCCCGGCACGGGGACTCCGATCATCGGCCATCAGCTGGGCTGGCTCGCCGAGGAGGGCGTGACGGACGTGGTCGTCTCGTGCGGCCATCTCGCCGAGGTCCTCCAGCAGTGGCTGGAGTCGTCCGACCTCCCCGTCCGCGTCACCACCGTGGTCGAGAAGGAGCCCCTGGGCCGCGGCGGCGGCCTCAAGTTCGCCGCGCAGCATCTGCCGCACCCCGGCCAGCCGTGGTACGCGACGAACGGTGACATCTGGACCCGTTTCTCGCTGCGCGACATGGCGGACTTCCACACCGAGCGCGACGCGGTGGCGACCCTCGCCCTGGCCCGCCCCCGCATCCCGTGGGGCGCCGTCGAGACCGACAACTTCGGTCACATCACGGACTTCGTCGAGTCCCCGCCGACGTCGTACGAGGTCAATGCGGGCGTCTACGTCTTCTCCCCCGAGTTCACCGACATGCTGCCCGACCTCGGCGACCACGAGCGCACCACGTTCCCGCGCCTGGCCCGCGAGCGCCGCCTGTTCGGCTGCCCGCTCCCCCAGGGCGCGTACTGGCGCGCCATCGACACCGCGAAGGACCTCACGGAGGCGGCGAAGGAGCTGGCGGCACTGGGGCGTTGA
- a CDS encoding zinc ribbon domain-containing protein, with translation MATAPCTAFGGVVEGSGERVGQAVLYERVGFLAQLSRELTRALVASRWDEGSLEVLAAGVDGRGEPLPSKGWMALRRLNWQHTASFAEGVYVSDRVRRGAEEYAARTLRLALHRRTVVAAVLATWPADPHRRTQAEWEALQALLPSGVGHAEIRNRTRQVRAYVAEHGRLPAGLCELEEPPQIAAQVLLAATDRQQVTLQRVDAGLARLRVKLPLCPAPGSGREWAWHVIDLRLPATVGPETVLHTPTPRPTRGGRIAVDLPHSRPAPATKASGHTVAVGFDWGVNTLLTGTVGRLTGPKTARRVVTDGRPLLFDATAISAKLHRLRGHREHLAARRDHYRALAEPLGAPLLAWDDLHRRAAVLEVEHARVCARIRHLNDALAWAAARWAIDQSLALGASVIYLEDLATLEARGKRRGNARLSGQVRGTLAEAIRHLAATAGITVVTVPARGTSARCPQCLGPLGHHPAPDRLAERGWTWAHCPSCGLSLDRDHAAARRIVSRGLLAQTHTSTDRTTGTRTIRTTVEGTVTCLRRPKKTTRRLRRARQQAAAPPRPPGPKTTPGKRRPTPARPSPAGRSSTSRRMPEVRTVPATTPTRVVKRPAGHDTQTPAPFPGRVPGHGVPAPHRPEPAPSGRVRLPRGTCRRRTRATQRTGFHHVHATEVHPLTPRFGPPEGDPTRPRRARKA, from the coding sequence ATGGCGACGGCGCCGTGTACCGCCTTCGGTGGCGTGGTCGAGGGCAGCGGCGAGCGGGTCGGTCAAGCGGTGCTGTACGAGCGGGTGGGTTTTCTCGCCCAGTTGAGCCGCGAGCTGACCCGGGCCCTGGTGGCTTCCCGGTGGGACGAGGGTTCGCTGGAGGTGCTGGCCGCCGGGGTCGACGGGCGGGGTGAGCCGTTGCCGTCCAAGGGCTGGATGGCGCTGCGCCGCCTCAACTGGCAGCACACGGCGAGTTTCGCCGAGGGGGTGTATGTGTCGGACCGGGTGCGGCGGGGTGCGGAGGAGTACGCGGCGCGCACCCTGCGGCTGGCGCTGCATCGGCGCACTGTGGTGGCGGCGGTGCTGGCCACCTGGCCCGCCGACCCCCACCGGCGCACCCAGGCGGAGTGGGAGGCGTTGCAGGCGCTGCTGCCGAGCGGGGTCGGCCATGCGGAGATCCGCAACCGCACCCGGCAGGTCCGCGCCTATGTGGCCGAGCACGGGCGCCTGCCCGCCGGGCTGTGCGAGCTGGAGGAGCCGCCCCAGATCGCCGCGCAGGTGCTGCTGGCGGCGACGGACCGCCAGCAGGTCACCCTGCAGCGGGTGGATGCGGGGCTGGCCCGGCTGCGGGTGAAGCTCCCGCTGTGCCCGGCCCCCGGCTCGGGGCGGGAGTGGGCCTGGCATGTGATCGACCTGCGGCTGCCCGCCACCGTCGGCCCGGAGACGGTGCTGCACACCCCGACCCCGCGCCCCACCCGCGGTGGGCGGATCGCGGTGGACCTGCCGCACTCCCGGCCCGCCCCGGCCACCAAGGCGTCCGGGCACACCGTGGCGGTCGGCTTCGACTGGGGTGTAAACACCCTGCTGACCGGAACGGTGGGCCGTCTGACCGGCCCCAAAACTGCCCGGCGGGTGGTCACCGACGGCCGCCCTCTGCTCTTCGACGCCACCGCCATCAGCGCGAAACTGCACCGGCTGCGCGGCCACCGCGAACACCTCGCCGCCCGACGCGACCACTACCGCGCCCTCGCGGAACCTCTCGGTGCCCCCCTGCTGGCCTGGGACGACCTGCACCGGCGGGCCGCAGTGCTGGAAGTGGAGCACGCGCGGGTGTGCGCCCGCATCCGCCACCTCAACGACGCGCTGGCCTGGGCGGCGGCCCGCTGGGCCATCGACCAGAGCCTCGCACTCGGCGCCAGCGTCATCTACCTGGAGGACCTGGCCACCCTGGAGGCCCGCGGCAAACGGCGCGGCAACGCCCGGCTGTCCGGGCAGGTCCGCGGCACCCTCGCCGAGGCGATCCGGCACCTGGCCGCCACGGCGGGCATCACCGTGGTCACCGTCCCCGCCCGGGGCACCTCCGCACGCTGCCCGCAATGCCTGGGGCCGCTGGGCCATCACCCGGCGCCGGACCGGCTTGCCGAGCGCGGCTGGACCTGGGCCCACTGCCCCAGCTGTGGCCTGTCGCTGGACCGGGACCACGCGGCCGCCCGCCGGATCGTCTCCCGCGGCCTGCTCGCCCAGACCCACACCAGCACCGACCGCACCACCGGCACCCGCACCATCCGCACCACCGTCGAGGGCACCGTCACCTGCCTGCGCCGACCGAAGAAGACCACCCGCCGGCTGCGCCGCGCCCGCCAACAGGCGGCCGCACCGCCCCGGCCGCCCGGGCCGAAGACCACCCCGGGCAAGCGCCGCCCCACTCCGGCCCGGCCCTCCCCGGCCGGCCGGTCATCGACTTCCCGCCGTATGCCCGAAGTGCGTACGGTCCCCGCCACCACCCCCACCCGGGTGGTCAAGCGTCCGGCGGGGCATGACACCCAGACACCAGCCCCCTTCCCGGGGCGGGTGCCAGGTCATGGAGTACCCGCCCCCCACCGGCCGGAGCCTGCTCCGAGCGGGCGGGTGCGGCTCCCCCGCGGAACCTGCCGGCGGCGCACCCGCGCCACCCAGCGGACCGGCTTCCACCACGTGCACGCCACCGAGGTCCACCCCCTCACCCCGAGGTTCGGACCCCCCGAGGGCGACCCCACACGGCCACGCCGCGCCCGAAAAGCCTGA
- a CDS encoding DoxX family protein: MSVDTRTPRTPTGDRTSGFDDAPALSMVKVPSDPAQVIVNHASFRVQLGTGSRTQSPRVARHLSSADPARRPATGTPGTRRRAPVVWSGRSAPDDTGATRLLQAARSTTVHHGAQEPTGDAGATQVIPRIDHDVDGYGDSGYGGNGNGYRGAGYGGYGAYGGYDTDTDADPDATVATPTIGGPRAPQTPQTPILPQMRTSGSADEEYGQHPYDEGEYEADPYDDETGEDIQRGRHADPVRHAYYPGRRMNLGVVLLPLRLILGFISLYAGMGKLCDPHYFDGGKRGSMVKWLNTLQPWEVAEPLRQFALEHPVGSGLLIAFFQVIVGVLTVFGLWQRAAAAVGALMAAALLVTVSWKSVPAYDVTDVIYLAAWIPLIIAGAPVYSIDGRLAGGAWRRLGPRAHIWELRRYVLRRGALISTLVVGLTLLVGSMLGGAVRDADRVVVPGPGEAPRNELPGSPLPEESGDDRRSESPSAGNSPTQGATSASPSEKGDKNTPGASRESATEGAGQPSETQGTGQVPPAQQTAPPAEAPSTSAGPSSSGGAGTGGTGSPGGTGGGNDSGDGSGGGSGGSGGGSDEGSLVGGLLG; the protein is encoded by the coding sequence ATGAGTGTGGACACCAGAACACCCCGCACACCCACGGGGGACCGCACGTCGGGCTTCGACGACGCTCCCGCGCTGAGCATGGTGAAGGTGCCGAGCGATCCGGCGCAGGTCATCGTCAATCATGCGAGCTTCCGCGTGCAGCTGGGCACCGGCTCCCGTACGCAGTCCCCGCGCGTAGCACGCCACCTGAGCTCCGCCGACCCCGCACGCAGGCCCGCGACCGGCACCCCCGGCACCCGCCGCCGCGCCCCCGTCGTCTGGAGCGGGCGGTCTGCACCCGACGACACCGGCGCCACCCGCCTGCTGCAGGCCGCGCGGAGCACCACCGTGCACCACGGCGCCCAGGAACCGACGGGCGACGCCGGCGCGACCCAGGTCATCCCGCGCATCGACCACGACGTCGACGGATACGGCGACAGCGGATACGGCGGTAACGGCAACGGCTACCGCGGCGCCGGATACGGCGGCTATGGCGCATACGGCGGCTACGACACCGACACCGATGCGGATCCCGACGCCACCGTCGCGACCCCCACCATCGGCGGCCCCCGCGCCCCCCAGACGCCGCAGACCCCGATCCTTCCGCAGATGCGCACCTCGGGCAGCGCGGACGAGGAGTACGGCCAACACCCGTACGACGAGGGCGAGTACGAGGCCGACCCGTACGACGACGAGACCGGCGAGGACATCCAGCGCGGACGCCACGCCGACCCGGTACGGCACGCGTACTACCCCGGCCGCCGGATGAACCTCGGCGTCGTCCTGCTCCCGCTGCGCCTCATCCTCGGCTTTATCTCCCTCTACGCAGGCATGGGCAAGCTCTGCGACCCGCACTACTTCGACGGCGGCAAGCGCGGCTCCATGGTCAAGTGGCTCAACACCCTCCAACCCTGGGAAGTCGCCGAGCCACTAAGGCAGTTCGCCCTCGAACACCCCGTCGGCTCCGGACTCCTCATCGCCTTCTTCCAGGTGATCGTCGGCGTCCTCACCGTCTTCGGCCTGTGGCAGCGGGCCGCGGCCGCCGTCGGTGCGCTGATGGCGGCCGCGCTCCTGGTCACCGTCAGCTGGAAGAGCGTCCCCGCCTATGACGTGACCGACGTCATCTACCTCGCCGCCTGGATCCCGCTGATCATCGCGGGCGCCCCCGTCTACTCCATCGACGGCCGCCTCGCGGGCGGCGCCTGGCGCAGGCTCGGGCCCCGCGCGCACATCTGGGAGCTGCGCCGTTACGTCCTGCGCCGCGGCGCCCTCATCAGTACCCTCGTCGTCGGGCTCACCCTGCTCGTCGGCTCCATGCTCGGCGGCGCCGTCCGCGACGCCGACCGCGTGGTCGTCCCCGGCCCCGGCGAGGCCCCGCGCAACGAACTCCCCGGCTCCCCGCTCCCCGAGGAGTCCGGCGACGACCGCCGCTCGGAAAGCCCCTCGGCCGGCAACTCGCCCACCCAGGGCGCGACTTCGGCCAGCCCCTCCGAGAAGGGCGACAAGAACACCCCCGGCGCCTCCCGCGAGTCCGCCACCGAGGGCGCCGGACAGCCCAGCGAAACCCAGGGCACCGGCCAGGTCCCGCCCGCCCAGCAGACGGCACCACCCGCCGAGGCGCCCAGCACGAGCGCGGGCCCGTCCTCTTCGGGCGGCGCCGGCACGGGCGGAACGGGGTCCCCCGGAGGCACCGGCGGCGGCAATGACTCGGGCGACGGCTCGGGTGGCGGCTCCGGCGGTTCCGGCGGCGGCTCGGACGAGGGCAGCCTGGTGGGCGGTCTGCTCGGGTAA
- the rlmB gene encoding 23S rRNA (guanosine(2251)-2'-O)-methyltransferase RlmB, with protein MAANNRRMSGKKGAQVGSGGQRRRGLEGKGPTPPAEMRKGHKKNRIAAAQAKQTARRPAPRGRGGKSTSELVVGRNPVVEALREGVPATMLYVQQFIDNDERVREALQLAGERGGIHLMEAPRPELDRMTNGLNHQGLVLQIPPYEYAHPEDLAAAAYDAGEDPLIVALDGVTDPRNLGAVVRSVSAFGGHGVVVPERRAAGMTAGAWKTSAGTAARTPVARATNLTRALEAYKKAGIIVVGLAADGDAEIGELEALEGPVVIVVGSEGKGLSRLVGETCDYRVRIPMPGGAESLNAGVAAGVVLYEAARRRA; from the coding sequence ATGGCCGCAAACAACCGCCGCATGTCCGGCAAGAAGGGCGCGCAGGTCGGCAGCGGCGGCCAGCGACGCCGGGGCCTGGAAGGCAAGGGCCCCACCCCGCCCGCCGAGATGCGCAAGGGGCACAAGAAGAACCGCATCGCCGCCGCCCAGGCGAAGCAGACCGCCCGCCGTCCCGCCCCCAGGGGCCGCGGCGGCAAGTCCACCTCCGAACTCGTCGTCGGCCGCAACCCCGTCGTCGAGGCGCTGCGCGAGGGCGTGCCCGCGACCATGCTCTACGTGCAGCAGTTCATCGACAACGACGAGCGGGTCCGCGAGGCGCTCCAGCTCGCCGGCGAGCGCGGCGGCATCCACCTCATGGAAGCCCCCCGCCCCGAACTCGACCGCATGACCAACGGCCTCAACCACCAGGGCCTCGTCCTGCAGATCCCGCCGTACGAGTACGCGCACCCCGAGGACCTCGCCGCCGCCGCGTACGACGCGGGCGAGGACCCGCTGATCGTCGCGCTCGACGGCGTCACCGACCCGCGCAACCTCGGCGCCGTCGTCCGCTCCGTCTCCGCCTTCGGCGGCCACGGCGTCGTCGTCCCCGAGCGCCGCGCCGCCGGCATGACCGCCGGCGCCTGGAAGACCTCCGCGGGCACCGCCGCCCGTACGCCCGTCGCCCGCGCCACCAACCTGACGCGCGCCCTGGAGGCGTACAAGAAGGCCGGCATCATCGTCGTCGGCCTGGCCGCCGACGGCGACGCCGAGATCGGGGAACTGGAGGCGCTCGAAGGACCCGTCGTCATCGTCGTCGGCAGCGAGGGCAAGGGCCTGTCCCGGCTGGTCGGCGAGACCTGCGACTACCGCGTACGGATCCCGATGCCGGGCGGTGCCGAGTCGCTGAACGCGGGTGTGGCGGCCGGAGTCGTGCTCTACGAGGCGGCTCGACGGCGCGCCTGA